In Desulfonatronum sp. SC1, one genomic interval encodes:
- a CDS encoding DVU0772 family protein, producing MSDLDACKTWLNEVNWDMIHEDAVTMFLEWGNNNWHDAMRQPVRSADEYSIYFVIDTWEEPKVVLMKMTNYGSTTLCEKRLPEDLAKRYLKSIGGLKGIHELSPEIKEWLTAELEKK from the coding sequence ATGAGCGATCTGGACGCCTGCAAGACGTGGCTAAACGAAGTCAACTGGGACATGATCCACGAGGACGCGGTGACCATGTTCCTGGAATGGGGCAATAACAACTGGCACGACGCAATGCGTCAGCCCGTGCGAAGCGCGGACGAGTACTCGATCTACTTCGTTATCGACACCTGGGAGGAGCCCAAGGTGGTCCTGATGAAGATGACCAACTACGGCTCCACGACCCTGTGCGAGAAACGGTTGCCAGAGGATCTGGCCAAGCGTTACCTAAAGTCCATCGGCGGGCTGAAGGGGATTCACGAACTCAGCCCGGAAATCAAGGAATGGCTGACCGCGGAGCTGGAGAAGAAATAG
- the mtgA gene encoding monofunctional biosynthetic peptidoglycan transglycosylase, which yields MFFTVVAFASLSMLLVMSLRFVPPPTSAFMIKRQLDGLLHEDKSPRIHYQWVDWEFISPHMALAVVASEDQMFPSHWGFDFQSMAEAIEERRTKGRIRGASTISQQTVKNLFLWEGRSYVRKGFEAWFTLLMETFWPKRRILEVYLNIVEFGDGIYGVHAAATIFFDKEPTRLTGREAALMAAVLPHPKRSDVRVPSRYIQQRASQIERQMSNLGSSYLQDM from the coding sequence ATGTTCTTTACGGTCGTGGCCTTTGCAAGCCTTTCGATGCTTCTGGTGATGTCTCTTCGCTTTGTCCCGCCACCCACCAGTGCATTCATGATCAAAAGGCAGTTGGACGGCCTGCTCCATGAGGACAAATCCCCGAGGATCCACTATCAGTGGGTGGACTGGGAGTTCATCTCTCCGCACATGGCCCTGGCCGTCGTGGCCTCCGAAGACCAGATGTTTCCAAGCCATTGGGGATTTGATTTCCAGTCCATGGCGGAGGCCATCGAGGAACGGCGGACCAAGGGAAGAATCCGAGGGGCCAGTACCATCTCGCAGCAGACCGTCAAGAATCTATTCTTGTGGGAGGGCAGGAGTTATGTGCGCAAGGGCTTCGAGGCTTGGTTTACACTCTTGATGGAGACGTTCTGGCCGAAGAGGAGGATTCTGGAAGTGTATCTGAACATCGTCGAATTCGGGGACGGGATATACGGGGTACATGCGGCGGCAACGATCTTCTTCGACAAGGAACCCACCCGGTTGACCGGGAGAGAAGCCGCGCTGATGGCCGCTGTGCTGCCCCATCCAAAGAGATCCGACGTCAGGGTGCCTTCCAGGTACATCCAGCAAAGAGCCAGCCAGATCGAAAGACAGATGAGCAATCTCGGCTCCTCCTACTTGCAGGATATGTAG
- a CDS encoding cupin domain-containing protein: protein MHGMFLPRAERVFADHPKFAGVRIAVLVRGVDSDRVSVSQLEIAPGVEVPIHTHDPQLDSIFVLSGEGEMFINGEWRRVGPEDYLLAPMGVEHGVRNVGREPLRLFIHHSPPLL from the coding sequence ATGCACGGAATGTTTTTGCCTCGGGCGGAGCGGGTCTTTGCGGATCATCCCAAGTTCGCCGGGGTCAGGATCGCGGTTTTGGTGCGGGGGGTGGATTCGGACAGGGTCAGCGTGTCGCAGTTGGAAATCGCGCCCGGAGTCGAGGTGCCGATTCATACGCATGATCCGCAACTGGACTCCATTTTCGTGCTGTCCGGCGAGGGAGAGATGTTCATTAACGGAGAATGGCGGCGGGTCGGCCCGGAGGATTATCTTCTGGCTCCGATGGGCGTGGAGCATGGGGTGCGCAATGTCGGACGGGAGCCGCTACGGCTGTTTATCCATCACAGCCCGCCGCTGTTGTAG
- a CDS encoding two-component system response regulator, whose protein sequence is MESKIAEDSKGEHVASVLLIEPDAGMARAMDSELSRDHFAVRVVRSHLGALGIIEDLREPHVVLVPAEATDIDGFDFVHLLRHRNRFLSQSLPIIMIGSGDNFARIARNDDSGIDDFLLRPYFPGELAWRVSKAWKVLEKRRQLATLEYMDTSSGILTTAGLKRAIHEELNKSFRKQACFSLTVIAFHRLEDVHLNYGLMMAEWMERDVSVKVRLSLRSYDRLGKIDFGRYCLLAPDLDRDHLQLLINRLARQVRDWNESVISNSHIRTPLEPKIRPLTVLPRFDQPHLTKAVTLLWDWVQRREGHVDIARANFFEIALTPKVALDHLLSGLSPSGDISVDQEMPSPSA, encoded by the coding sequence ATGGAATCAAAAATCGCGGAGGACAGCAAGGGCGAACACGTCGCTTCCGTTCTGCTGATCGAACCCGATGCGGGCATGGCTCGGGCCATGGACTCCGAATTGTCCAGGGATCATTTCGCCGTCCGCGTGGTCCGGAGTCACCTCGGGGCTCTGGGGATTATCGAGGACCTGCGGGAGCCGCACGTGGTACTCGTCCCGGCCGAGGCCACGGACATCGACGGGTTTGATTTCGTTCACCTGCTCCGGCACCGCAACCGCTTCCTGAGTCAGTCGCTGCCGATCATCATGATCGGCTCCGGCGACAATTTCGCCAGGATTGCTCGCAATGACGACAGTGGAATTGACGACTTCCTCCTGCGGCCATACTTTCCCGGAGAGCTGGCCTGGAGGGTGAGCAAAGCCTGGAAGGTTCTGGAGAAGCGTCGGCAATTGGCCACCCTGGAGTACATGGACACGTCCTCCGGTATCCTGACCACTGCCGGCTTGAAGCGCGCCATCCACGAGGAATTGAACAAGTCGTTTCGGAAACAGGCCTGCTTTTCCCTGACGGTGATCGCGTTCCATCGTCTGGAAGACGTCCACCTGAATTACGGACTGATGATGGCCGAATGGATGGAACGGGACGTCTCCGTGAAGGTCCGGCTCTCTCTGCGCAGTTACGACCGTCTGGGCAAGATCGATTTTGGAAGGTACTGTCTGCTGGCCCCGGACCTGGACCGGGACCATCTGCAATTGCTGATCAATCGACTGGCCAGGCAAGTCAGGGATTGGAACGAGTCCGTGATCAGTAATTCTCATATCCGCACGCCCCTGGAGCCCAAAATTCGCCCTCTGACCGTTTTACCGCGATTTGACCAGCCGCACCTGACCAAGGCCGTGACGTTGCTTTGGGACTGGGTTCAGCGGCGTGAAGGTCACGTGGACATCGCCCGTGCCAATTTTTTCGAAATCGCTCTGACCCCGAAAGTCGCCCTGGATCATCTCTTATCCGGTCTTTCTCCCAGCGGCGACATCTCCGTGGACCAGGAAATGCCGAGTCCGTCCGCATGA
- a CDS encoding GspE/PulE family protein: protein MTVAPTSQLQGETLFRQGRFQDAVQSLQDEYRGGRKTFAVITLLIQSMRALGQHREMADFLAKAVMESSLSMPEQAALYYQLGQSLFQAKDMTQAKQAFWQAHRLNPNHPGLAEKLKVIGQRELRPQHRYSLLVSRNLLTEDQLAEMTQAAKEASEDLDQYLLRGLKLDKAVLGESLAAFYEVPFVAFDPNIDAPFELLEKRKLDPDYLKRSGWTPLAVDGNSIIVLMANPFDHARLDEIRFIFGTSRIEPKVALALDIQGFIDLFYRSLGSEELMELGDSMEAQTDDEAEAGLDEETGVSDSEVVRLVNALLVEAWRRNASDIHIEPDPQNRFCTVRFRIDGSCHEFRKIRAGMAKPLISRIKIMAHLNIAERRLPQDGKIKMRLPELGKIVEFRVAILPTIENHEDVVLRVLASGKPLPLERLGMSDENLAKFKSSVYKPYGLIIVVGPTGSGKTTTLHSAISYINTPERKIWTAEDPVEITQEGLRQVQINPKIGLDFATTLRSFLRADPDVIMIGEMRDAETAHIGVQASLTGHLVFSTLHTNSAPETITRLLDMDLDPFNFADSLLCVVAQRLIKTLCSHCKEAYGPDQQEVDDLAREFGPGFDQYIPMSRDISLYRAKGCGQCNHGYRGRTGVHELMTSSTQIKNLIKRRSHTEEIRDQAVADGMLALKQDALLKVLQGFTDMAQVRLVSGW, encoded by the coding sequence ATGACCGTCGCACCGACCTCCCAACTCCAAGGCGAAACACTTTTTCGCCAGGGCCGCTTTCAGGACGCGGTCCAGTCCCTACAGGACGAATATCGCGGCGGCAGAAAGACCTTTGCGGTGATCACCCTGCTGATCCAGTCCATGCGCGCCTTGGGGCAGCATCGGGAAATGGCCGATTTTCTGGCCAAGGCGGTGATGGAATCCTCGCTTTCCATGCCCGAGCAGGCCGCGCTCTACTACCAGCTAGGCCAATCATTGTTCCAGGCCAAGGACATGACCCAGGCCAAGCAGGCCTTCTGGCAGGCCCATCGGCTGAACCCGAATCATCCCGGGCTGGCCGAAAAATTGAAGGTCATCGGCCAACGGGAACTTCGTCCGCAACACAGGTACAGTCTGCTGGTGTCCCGGAATCTGCTAACCGAGGACCAGCTCGCGGAAATGACCCAGGCCGCCAAGGAAGCCAGCGAAGACCTGGATCAGTATCTGCTCCGGGGACTGAAGCTGGACAAGGCCGTGCTGGGCGAGTCCCTGGCCGCGTTCTACGAAGTGCCCTTCGTGGCTTTTGATCCGAACATAGACGCGCCTTTCGAACTGCTGGAAAAACGCAAGCTGGACCCGGACTATCTAAAGCGATCCGGCTGGACCCCTCTGGCCGTGGACGGCAACTCTATCATCGTGCTGATGGCCAATCCCTTCGACCATGCCCGGCTGGACGAGATCCGGTTCATTTTCGGCACCAGCCGGATCGAGCCCAAGGTGGCCCTAGCCTTGGACATCCAGGGCTTCATCGACTTGTTCTACCGCAGCCTGGGGTCCGAGGAACTGATGGAACTCGGGGACTCGATGGAGGCCCAGACCGACGATGAGGCTGAAGCGGGCCTGGACGAGGAAACCGGGGTCTCGGACTCCGAGGTCGTCCGGCTGGTCAATGCATTGCTGGTGGAGGCCTGGCGACGCAACGCCTCGGATATCCACATCGAGCCCGACCCCCAGAATCGTTTTTGCACGGTACGCTTCCGCATCGACGGCAGTTGCCACGAGTTCCGCAAGATCCGCGCCGGGATGGCCAAGCCGCTGATTTCCCGGATCAAGATCATGGCCCATTTGAACATCGCCGAGCGCCGGCTGCCCCAAGACGGCAAGATCAAAATGCGCCTGCCGGAGCTGGGCAAAATCGTTGAATTCCGGGTGGCCATCCTGCCGACCATCGAGAATCACGAAGACGTGGTTCTGCGCGTATTGGCCTCGGGCAAGCCACTTCCCCTGGAGCGGCTGGGCATGTCCGACGAGAATCTGGCCAAGTTCAAATCCTCGGTCTACAAGCCCTATGGGCTGATCATCGTGGTCGGGCCAACCGGTTCCGGAAAAACCACGACCCTGCATTCGGCCATCAGCTACATCAACACCCCGGAACGCAAGATCTGGACCGCCGAAGATCCCGTGGAAATCACCCAGGAAGGGCTGCGTCAGGTCCAGATCAACCCGAAGATCGGCCTGGATTTCGCCACCACCCTGCGCTCCTTTCTTCGGGCTGACCCGGACGTGATCATGATCGGAGAGATGCGCGACGCGGAGACCGCGCACATCGGAGTCCAGGCTTCGCTGACCGGTCACTTGGTCTTTTCCACCCTGCACACCAATTCCGCGCCGGAAACTATTACCCGTCTGTTGGACATGGACCTGGACCCCTTCAATTTCGCGGACTCTCTGCTCTGCGTCGTGGCTCAGCGCCTGATCAAAACCCTGTGCTCCCACTGTAAGGAGGCCTATGGTCCGGACCAGCAGGAGGTGGACGACCTGGCCAGGGAATTTGGACCGGGCTTTGACCAGTACATTCCCATGTCCCGGGATATTTCCCTGTACCGGGCCAAGGGCTGCGGGCAGTGCAACCATGGGTACCGCGGTAGAACGGGGGTACATGAGCTGATGACCAGCTCCACGCAGATCAAAAACCTGATCAAGCGCCGCAGCCACACGGAGGAAATCCGGGACCAGGCCGTGGCCGATGGCATGCTGGCCCTGAAGCAGGACGCCCTGCTCAAGGTGCTCCAGGGCTTCACGGACATGGCCCAAGTGCGCTTGGTCAGCGGATGGTAA
- a CDS encoding HD domain-containing protein, whose translation MTGMDMEAPVLALVGFAREHFSADAQDRSNMSLKLDHCLRVFQEAETITTRECLPPNTTRRSLWAALFHDVGRFPQYAAHKTFDDRKSTDHGRLGVRTLKRRCLLKPLNEQDRKAVLTAVILHNKRFLPSSLPDWAAVPARVVRDADKLDIFQVVLNHLRPGSRTNPVVTMGLRDDPGVCTDALVSQILAGKQGDYARMRTLNDFRLLLCSWVYDLNFSASRQAVQERGYLNELLDELPDLPIIRRVRETVLSALKQR comes from the coding sequence ATGACCGGCATGGACATGGAGGCCCCCGTGCTCGCCTTGGTGGGCTTCGCCCGGGAACATTTTTCCGCTGATGCGCAAGACCGGTCCAACATGAGCCTCAAGCTGGACCACTGCCTGCGGGTTTTTCAAGAGGCCGAGACGATCACGACCCGGGAATGCCTTCCCCCGAATACGACCCGCCGATCCCTGTGGGCCGCCCTGTTTCACGATGTGGGAAGGTTTCCGCAATATGCGGCCCATAAAACCTTCGACGACCGCAAATCCACGGATCACGGCCGCCTCGGGGTCCGGACCCTGAAACGGCGCTGCCTGCTGAAGCCCCTGAACGAACAGGACCGCAAGGCCGTGCTGACGGCGGTGATCCTGCACAACAAGCGCTTCCTCCCCTCCTCCCTCCCTGATTGGGCCGCGGTCCCAGCCAGGGTCGTCCGGGACGCGGACAAACTGGACATCTTCCAGGTGGTTCTCAATCATCTGCGTCCCGGCTCACGGACCAACCCGGTGGTCACCATGGGGTTGCGCGACGATCCCGGCGTCTGCACGGATGCGCTGGTGTCACAAATCCTGGCCGGAAAACAGGGCGACTATGCCAGGATGCGCACGCTCAACGACTTCCGACTGCTGCTGTGCAGCTGGGTCTACGACCTGAACTTTTCCGCCTCCAGGCAGGCCGTCCAAGAGCGCGGCTATCTGAACGAACTCTTGGACGAACTCCCGGACCTGCCGATAATCCGCCGCGTACGGGAAACCGTGCTTTCCGCTTTGAAACAGCGGTAG